In Labilibaculum sp. DW002, one DNA window encodes the following:
- a CDS encoding aminotransferase class I/II-fold pyridoxal phosphate-dependent enzyme, which yields MDIFDKVNTQKGNIGQYAKQAHGYFAFPKLEGEINSRMKFRGKEVLTWSLNNYIGLANHPEVRKADAESAEKWGLAYPMGARMMSGQTSRHEELEAQLADFVGKPDAFLLNFGYQGMLSIIDALVNRHDVIVYDSESHACIMDGLRLHQGKRFVYPHNDMENLHKQLERATKWAENTGGGILVITEGVFGMAGDLGKLDEIVAMKEEFNFRLLVDDAHGFGVMGPTGAGAPEHFGVTEGVDVLFGTFAKAMAGIGAFVACDEDVCGYLRYNMRSQTFAKSLPMPIVEGSIKRLELLRTKPELREQLFTISDTLQKGLTEAGLEIGCTESPVTPVYLSGSVAEGTQVTMDLRENYGIFCSIVVYPVIPKGQLLLRLIPTATHTLEDVEYTVNAFKDVSAKLKEGKYSNEKFADIFNQ from the coding sequence GTGGATATTTTTGACAAAGTTAACACCCAGAAAGGGAATATTGGACAATACGCAAAGCAAGCACATGGCTACTTCGCATTCCCAAAACTAGAAGGCGAAATCAACTCTAGAATGAAATTTAGAGGTAAAGAAGTTCTTACATGGAGTTTGAACAACTACATTGGACTAGCTAATCACCCGGAAGTAAGAAAAGCTGATGCTGAGTCTGCTGAAAAATGGGGCCTAGCGTATCCAATGGGAGCTCGTATGATGTCAGGACAAACTAGTCGCCACGAAGAATTAGAAGCTCAATTAGCTGACTTCGTTGGTAAGCCAGATGCATTCCTTTTAAACTTCGGTTACCAGGGTATGCTTTCTATTATCGATGCCTTGGTTAATCGTCATGATGTTATTGTTTATGACTCTGAGTCGCATGCATGTATCATGGATGGCTTAAGACTACATCAAGGGAAACGTTTTGTTTACCCACACAACGATATGGAAAACCTACACAAGCAGCTTGAAAGAGCTACTAAGTGGGCAGAAAATACTGGTGGTGGTATTCTTGTAATTACTGAAGGTGTATTCGGTATGGCTGGTGACCTAGGTAAATTGGACGAAATCGTTGCTATGAAAGAAGAATTCAACTTCCGTTTGTTAGTTGATGATGCTCATGGTTTCGGTGTAATGGGTCCTACTGGCGCTGGTGCTCCAGAGCATTTCGGTGTTACTGAAGGGGTTGATGTTCTTTTCGGTACTTTTGCTAAAGCAATGGCTGGTATTGGTGCATTTGTTGCATGTGATGAAGATGTTTGTGGCTATTTACGTTACAACATGCGTTCACAAACTTTTGCTAAATCTCTTCCTATGCCAATCGTAGAAGGATCTATCAAACGTTTAGAGCTACTTAGAACTAAGCCTGAATTGCGTGAGCAGTTATTTACTATCTCAGACACTCTTCAAAAAGGGTTAACTGAAGCGGGACTAGAAATTGGATGCACTGAATCTCCGGTTACTCCGGTTTACCTTTCTGGTAGTGTAGCCGAAGGAACTCAGGTAACTATGGATCTTAGAGAGAATTATGGTATTTTCTGCTCAATAGTAGTATACCCGGTAATTCCTAAAGGACAATTACTACTTCGTTTGATTCCTACAGCAACTCACACTCTAGAAGATGTTGAGTACACAGTAAACGCATTTAAAGATGTTTCTGCTAAGCTGAAAGAAGGTAAATACAGCAATGAAAAATTTGCTGATATTTTCAACCAATAG
- the trxB gene encoding thioredoxin-disulfide reductase, translating to MEFKSMNLENGNSATPEGDVEKVKCLIVGSGPAGYTAAIYAARANLSPVVIEGLQPGGQLTTTTEIDNFPGYAEGITGTEMMADLKKQAERFGTDCRWGLVTSVDFSSYPHKVVVDGNKTIEAESVILGTGATAKYLGLESESKYAGSGVSACATCDGFFYRGKDVAVVGGGDTAAEEATYLAGLCNKVYLIVRKPFLRASKAMQDRVARTENIEVLFEHNTKELYGEGVVQGAKLIKRMGEADETEVDIKIDGYFVAIGHTPNSKIFADYLKTDEQGYVLTEPDTTKTNVPGVFAAGDLKDPHYRQAITSAGSGCMAAMDAERFLSEQE from the coding sequence ATGGAATTTAAATCAATGAATCTGGAGAATGGCAATTCTGCAACTCCTGAGGGGGATGTAGAAAAAGTAAAATGTTTAATCGTTGGATCAGGTCCTGCTGGATATACAGCAGCCATCTACGCTGCTCGTGCTAACCTTAGCCCGGTAGTTATTGAAGGTTTGCAACCTGGTGGACAGCTAACAACAACAACTGAAATTGATAACTTCCCAGGATACGCTGAAGGTATAACTGGAACTGAAATGATGGCTGATCTTAAGAAGCAAGCTGAGCGTTTTGGTACAGATTGCCGTTGGGGACTTGTAACTTCAGTTGACTTCTCATCGTACCCACACAAAGTGGTTGTTGATGGTAACAAAACTATCGAAGCTGAATCTGTCATCTTAGGTACTGGTGCAACCGCAAAATATTTAGGTCTGGAATCAGAATCAAAATATGCCGGATCAGGAGTTTCTGCATGTGCAACTTGTGACGGTTTCTTTTACCGTGGTAAAGATGTTGCTGTTGTAGGTGGTGGAGACACTGCTGCTGAGGAAGCAACATACTTAGCTGGCCTTTGTAATAAAGTATACTTAATTGTTCGTAAGCCTTTCTTACGTGCTTCTAAAGCTATGCAAGATCGTGTTGCTCGAACAGAAAACATAGAGGTGCTTTTCGAGCACAACACCAAAGAGCTTTATGGCGAAGGTGTGGTTCAAGGTGCTAAGTTGATTAAGAGAATGGGAGAGGCTGATGAAACAGAAGTAGACATAAAAATTGATGGGTACTTTGTGGCAATTGGACATACTCCAAATTCAAAAATATTTGCTGATTACTTAAAAACGGATGAGCAAGGTTATGTGTTAACAGAGCCGGATACAACCAAAACAAATGTTCCTGGTGTATTTGCTGCAGGAGATCTAAAAGATCCTCACTATCGTCAGGCAATAACATCTGCAGGATCAGGATGTATGGCTGCAATGGATGCTGAGCGTTTTCTTTCAGAGCAAGAGTAA
- a CDS encoding pyruvate carboxylase subunit B: MIYDKHGVLQMTELNFDKDRPKAENPIKINDVSLRDGHQSLFATRGRTEDMLPVAEMIDEAGYHSVETWGGATFDTMHRFLGEDPWERLRVLKKHMPKTPFSMLLRGQNVVGYRNYADDVVQSFVQRSIDNGMDIFRCFDALNDFRNFETAAKVIKDNKKHLQGVVCYTLNQPRLGGEVYNMEYYINKVKDLLSFGVDSICIKDMAGLIAPYDIYNLVREIKTFTDTPINLHTHFTSGMGDLAIFKAIEAGVDIVDTCIGPYAYRTSHAAVEPLIMSLLGTNRDSGMDINKINAIAGEMEKYIPKYKHLDNNPKYATTDINVLLHQTPGGMLSNLVNQLKAMDALDKLPEVYRLLPKVRKQLGNIPLVTPTSQIVGVQTVNNVLFDSYEGEYAQITKEVKDLCFGLYGKTTHPIDPEVQKKALKDYPRGEEPITARPGSILEPEMEDVKAEFSDLAKDIDDEVLCALYPITGKRFLKWKYGLEEVPADVKAKTMAEVEKEEELVRKALSGELTSKGKGNGRELEVTVDGETFTVEINDPNGPATPQFKGRKKKESANDEMATGSVVAPIPGMIVECKVKVGDEVKVGDALVVLEAMKMMNNLDAKAAGTVKEIKCETGDSVAKGDLLLVIEPKA, from the coding sequence ATGATATACGATAAACACGGGGTCTTACAAATGACCGAGCTTAACTTTGACAAAGATCGTCCGAAAGCTGAAAATCCAATCAAGATTAATGATGTAAGTTTACGTGATGGACACCAATCGTTGTTCGCTACTCGTGGACGTACAGAAGATATGTTGCCTGTAGCAGAAATGATTGACGAAGCAGGATATCATTCTGTTGAAACATGGGGTGGTGCAACTTTTGATACCATGCACCGTTTCTTGGGTGAAGATCCATGGGAGCGTTTAAGAGTATTGAAAAAGCATATGCCTAAAACGCCATTCTCAATGCTTCTTCGTGGACAGAATGTGGTAGGATACCGTAATTATGCTGATGATGTGGTTCAGTCTTTTGTTCAGCGATCAATCGATAATGGTATGGATATCTTCCGTTGTTTCGATGCGTTGAATGATTTCAGAAACTTTGAAACTGCGGCAAAAGTAATTAAGGATAACAAAAAACATCTTCAAGGTGTGGTGTGTTATACTTTGAACCAGCCTCGTTTAGGTGGTGAAGTATACAATATGGAATACTACATCAACAAAGTGAAAGATCTTTTAAGTTTTGGTGTAGATTCTATCTGTATCAAAGATATGGCCGGATTGATTGCTCCTTATGATATTTACAATTTGGTGCGCGAAATCAAGACATTTACGGATACACCAATTAACTTGCATACTCACTTTACTTCAGGTATGGGTGACTTGGCTATTTTTAAAGCGATTGAAGCTGGTGTAGATATCGTTGATACTTGTATCGGACCTTATGCATACCGTACTTCTCACGCAGCTGTTGAGCCATTGATCATGTCTCTATTGGGAACAAACCGCGATTCAGGAATGGACATTAATAAAATTAATGCTATTGCTGGTGAAATGGAGAAATACATTCCTAAATACAAACACTTAGATAATAATCCTAAGTATGCGACTACGGATATCAATGTCTTATTGCACCAAACTCCGGGAGGAATGCTTTCTAACTTGGTAAATCAGTTGAAAGCAATGGATGCATTAGATAAATTACCGGAAGTGTATCGTTTACTTCCTAAAGTACGTAAGCAGCTTGGTAACATTCCATTGGTTACGCCTACATCTCAAATTGTTGGTGTACAAACAGTAAACAATGTATTGTTTGATTCTTACGAAGGAGAGTATGCTCAAATTACCAAAGAGGTAAAAGACCTTTGCTTTGGATTGTATGGTAAAACGACTCATCCAATTGATCCTGAAGTTCAAAAGAAAGCTTTGAAGGATTATCCTCGTGGTGAAGAGCCTATTACAGCTCGTCCGGGATCTATTCTTGAGCCGGAAATGGAAGATGTTAAAGCTGAATTCAGTGATCTTGCTAAGGATATCGATGACGAAGTTTTATGCGCACTTTATCCTATAACGGGAAAACGCTTCTTAAAGTGGAAGTATGGTTTGGAAGAAGTACCGGCAGATGTCAAAGCTAAAACAATGGCAGAGGTTGAAAAAGAAGAGGAGCTTGTAAGAAAAGCCCTTTCCGGAGAGTTAACTTCAAAAGGAAAAGGTAACGGTCGTGAGCTTGAAGTTACTGTTGACGGTGAAACCTTTACGGTAGAAATAAATGATCCAAACGGTCCTGCTACGCCTCAATTTAAAGGACGTAAGAAAAAGGAGTCTGCTAACGATGAAATGGCTACAGGAAGCGTTGTTGCTCCAATCCCAGGTATGATTGTGGAGTGCAAAGTAAAAGTTGGTGACGAAGTAAAAGTAGGAGATGCATTAGTCGTACTTGAAGCAATGAAGATGATGAATAATCTTGATGCTAAAGCAGCAGGTACTGTAAAAGAGATTAAATGTGAGACTGGCGATTCTGTTGCTAAAGGCGATTTGCTTTTAGTAATTGAGCCAAAAGCCTAA